One Streptomyces sp. V4I8 genomic window carries:
- a CDS encoding ATP-grasp domain-containing protein: MKLLTIETVQYLSYYISRYQQVESHGFDLYVLNGEGTPDFWPEDRYRLAGSRDIGRILEVAREWHKTEQFDGVITFSESAVITAAAVAEELGLPGIGVEAAKASRNKYLMRLAHQRAGAPHPSFRYVATLEQAQAAAQEFGYPVILKPTMGAGSHYVFRIDGPQEMAERFAQASEGIGSLFWAHSEVTGLDLGPQGLLVESFLDGAEYLMEALAWDDEVYLGSVVDRITEEGATYDDDIHHAPTALSEADLKAVHDVVRAGMRAQGLRRSVAHAEVRFHQGKPYVLEIAARVGGGGLDEIARLTADYDPIRAVADIGLGVKPAVRHYDPTGVHITSMCLICDAGVVRRIDVPEDVSASERAFLLKITARPGDLIRRPPDGNTIFGFLGTTGDSLEDARRTMNDYARRITVELEPK; the protein is encoded by the coding sequence GTGAAGTTGCTGACCATTGAGACGGTCCAGTACCTCTCCTACTACATCTCGCGCTACCAGCAGGTCGAGTCCCACGGCTTCGACCTCTACGTCCTCAATGGCGAGGGCACCCCCGACTTCTGGCCCGAAGACCGTTACCGGCTGGCCGGGAGCCGCGACATCGGCCGGATCCTCGAAGTGGCCCGTGAATGGCACAAGACGGAGCAGTTCGACGGTGTCATCACCTTCTCGGAGTCCGCCGTCATCACCGCCGCGGCTGTCGCCGAGGAACTGGGGCTGCCCGGCATCGGCGTGGAGGCCGCCAAGGCGAGCCGGAACAAGTACCTGATGAGGCTGGCCCACCAGCGCGCCGGGGCGCCGCACCCCTCCTTCCGCTACGTGGCGACGCTGGAGCAGGCGCAGGCGGCAGCGCAGGAGTTCGGCTACCCCGTGATCCTCAAACCGACCATGGGCGCAGGCAGCCACTATGTGTTCCGGATCGACGGCCCGCAGGAGATGGCGGAGCGCTTCGCCCAGGCTTCCGAGGGCATCGGCTCCCTGTTCTGGGCCCACTCCGAGGTCACCGGACTGGACCTGGGCCCGCAGGGGCTGCTGGTGGAGTCCTTCCTGGACGGCGCCGAATACCTCATGGAAGCCCTGGCCTGGGACGACGAGGTCTACCTCGGCTCGGTGGTGGACCGGATCACCGAGGAGGGCGCGACGTACGACGACGACATCCACCACGCTCCGACAGCGTTGAGCGAGGCCGACCTGAAAGCCGTGCACGATGTCGTGCGGGCGGGCATGCGGGCGCAGGGGCTGCGGCGCAGCGTCGCCCACGCCGAGGTCCGCTTCCACCAGGGCAAGCCGTACGTGCTGGAGATCGCGGCCCGGGTCGGAGGCGGCGGACTCGACGAGATCGCCCGGCTGACCGCTGACTACGACCCGATCCGGGCGGTCGCGGACATCGGCCTCGGCGTCAAACCCGCGGTCCGGCACTACGACCCCACCGGCGTGCACATCACCTCGATGTGCCTGATCTGCGACGCCGGGGTCGTGCGCCGGATCGATGTCCCCGAGGACGTCAGCGCGTCGGAGCGGGCCTTCCTGCTGAAGATCACAGCCCGGCCGGGAGACCTCATCCGGCGCCCGCCCGACGGCAACACCATCTTCGGCTTCCTCGGCACGACCGGCGACTCGCTCGAGGACGCCCGCCGAACGATGAACGACTACGCCCGCCGCATCACCGTCGAACTGGAGCCGAAATGA
- a CDS encoding ABC transporter substrate-binding protein: protein MTETTTRAARQDGRRPKRGGTVTWACAPGFPPAVIFPFTPAERMGTRNILEFQALMYSTLYYFGSSGQPEVDYARSIAEPPQWSEDGLTVTVRVKPWKWSNGETLCADNVLFWVNLMKVKGDRYGEYVPGYFPDNLTDYGKRSQDTVYFTFDKAYSQRWVLMNQLSTITPLPKAWDRTAEGPANASGDPADVEAVYAYLMAEQGDILDEGNAARTRWPDSPIWSVVSGPWRLKSYTLEGVVTFVLNEHHSGPNKPYLDEFRQIPTFSDEEQYEMLQRGPRGEGAIQVGYLPLSFATEPAESPDKGGPNPLDHYRLVPQTAYCIRYISLNYNNPTVRGRLFAQPYLRQAVQLCLDQDSAVRDIYQGYAYRQNGPVPMLPRTDLVSPGQREGAWPLPFDPDRARQLLEANGWDTSVTPAVCVRPGTGPGEAGEGIPAGTPLSFLLRYVEGRPALTRLMQQLRADAAKAGIDVRLEEVYGSVLVAEDAPCEAGPDCLWEACCWNGGWVFHQPTGEILFSTGAGGNFGHWSDARADELIAKTVTTDDIQALYEYQDYIAEQVPVIFTPNFPIRLFEVSEDLHGFEPINPFGMIAPENWHYLED, encoded by the coding sequence ATGACGGAGACGACCACCCGGGCCGCCCGGCAGGACGGCCGCAGGCCCAAGCGGGGCGGAACCGTGACCTGGGCGTGCGCGCCAGGTTTCCCGCCGGCCGTCATCTTCCCGTTCACCCCGGCCGAACGGATGGGCACGCGGAACATCCTGGAGTTCCAGGCGCTGATGTACAGCACGCTGTACTACTTCGGCAGCAGCGGACAGCCCGAGGTGGACTACGCCCGCAGCATCGCCGAACCGCCCCAGTGGAGCGAGGACGGCCTCACCGTCACCGTCCGCGTCAAGCCCTGGAAGTGGTCCAACGGCGAGACCCTGTGTGCGGACAACGTGCTGTTCTGGGTCAACCTGATGAAGGTCAAGGGGGACCGGTACGGCGAGTACGTCCCCGGCTACTTCCCCGACAACCTCACCGACTACGGCAAGCGGTCGCAGGACACGGTCTACTTCACCTTCGACAAGGCGTACTCCCAGCGCTGGGTGTTGATGAACCAGCTCAGCACCATCACACCGCTCCCGAAGGCATGGGACCGCACCGCCGAGGGCCCCGCCAACGCCTCCGGCGACCCGGCCGACGTCGAGGCCGTCTACGCGTACCTGATGGCCGAGCAGGGCGACATCCTCGACGAGGGCAACGCGGCACGCACCCGCTGGCCCGACAGCCCGATCTGGTCGGTCGTCAGCGGACCGTGGCGGCTGAAGAGCTACACGCTCGAAGGGGTCGTCACCTTCGTCCTCAACGAGCACCATTCCGGGCCCAACAAGCCCTATCTCGACGAGTTCCGCCAGATCCCGACCTTCTCCGACGAAGAGCAGTACGAGATGCTCCAGCGGGGTCCGCGCGGTGAGGGCGCCATCCAGGTGGGATACCTGCCGCTCAGCTTCGCCACGGAGCCGGCCGAGAGCCCGGACAAGGGCGGCCCCAACCCGCTGGACCACTACCGGCTCGTACCGCAGACCGCCTACTGCATCCGCTACATCTCGCTCAACTACAACAATCCCACGGTCCGGGGAAGGCTCTTCGCCCAGCCCTATCTCCGCCAGGCCGTCCAGCTGTGCCTGGACCAGGACTCGGCGGTACGCGACATCTACCAGGGCTACGCCTACCGGCAGAACGGGCCGGTCCCCATGCTCCCCAGGACCGACCTGGTCTCTCCCGGGCAGCGCGAGGGCGCCTGGCCACTGCCCTTCGATCCGGACCGGGCGCGGCAACTGCTGGAGGCCAACGGCTGGGACACCAGCGTCACTCCGGCCGTCTGCGTCCGCCCGGGCACCGGACCGGGTGAGGCGGGCGAGGGCATCCCTGCGGGTACGCCGCTCAGCTTCCTGCTCCGCTATGTCGAGGGCCGGCCCGCGCTGACCCGGCTGATGCAGCAGCTGCGCGCGGACGCCGCCAAGGCGGGGATCGACGTCCGGCTGGAGGAGGTCTACGGATCGGTGCTGGTGGCCGAGGACGCGCCCTGTGAGGCGGGCCCCGACTGCCTGTGGGAGGCGTGCTGCTGGAACGGCGGCTGGGTCTTCCACCAGCCCACCGGCGAGATCCTGTTCAGCACCGGCGCCGGCGGCAACTTCGGCCACTGGTCGGACGCGCGCGCCGACGAGCTCATCGCCAAGACGGTGACCACCGACGACATCCAGGCCCTCTACGAGTACCAGGACTACATCGCGGAGCAGGTCCCTGTGATCTTCACACCCAACTTTCCGATCCGGCTCTTCGAGGTCTCCGAGGACCTGCACGGCTTCGAGCCGATCAACCCCTTCGGCATGATCGCTCCCGAGAACTGGCACTACCTTGAGGACTGA
- a CDS encoding cation:proton antiporter has product MAVAPVAPLGHTALLVLLVQLGVLLALALLLGRLATRLGWPAVVGELCAGVLLGPSVLAPLAPALSGWLFPQQAEQVHLLDAVGQFGVLLLVGISGLHLDLGMIRRQGATAARISLFGLVVPLGLGLALGLVLPGSLLAESGDRTVFALFLGVAMCVSAIPVIAKTLMDMHLLHRNIGQLTLAAGMIDDAVGWLLVSVVTAMATTGVTAGTVLSSVAALVAVVLLAALFARWPVPALYRRAGRADGAGPAITLTAVLVLLSAAGTHALGLEPLFGAFLCGVAISAAGGGGVVLLAPLRAVVLGVLAPIFLASAGLRMDLTTLVRPEVAALGVSALAVAILGKFAGAYLGARTSRLSGWEALALGAGMNARGVVEVVLAMVGLRLGVLTTATYTVVVLVAVVTSVMAPPVIKFAMARIEPTPEEERRRRLHLGDSPRRDTADLTSEGRTQ; this is encoded by the coding sequence GTGGCGGTCGCCCCCGTCGCGCCCCTGGGCCACACAGCGCTGCTGGTGTTGCTCGTGCAGCTCGGTGTGCTGCTGGCGCTGGCACTGCTGCTCGGACGGCTGGCGACCCGCCTGGGCTGGCCCGCGGTGGTGGGAGAACTGTGCGCCGGGGTGCTCCTCGGCCCGTCCGTACTCGCGCCGCTTGCGCCCGCACTGTCCGGCTGGCTCTTCCCGCAACAGGCCGAGCAGGTTCATCTGCTCGATGCGGTGGGGCAGTTCGGCGTACTGCTGCTGGTCGGGATCAGCGGACTGCACCTCGACCTCGGGATGATCCGCAGACAAGGTGCGACAGCCGCCCGGATCAGTCTGTTCGGTCTCGTGGTGCCGTTGGGTCTCGGACTGGCCCTGGGCCTGGTGCTGCCCGGCTCGCTGCTGGCCGAGTCCGGTGACCGCACGGTCTTCGCGCTCTTCCTGGGCGTGGCGATGTGCGTCAGCGCCATCCCGGTGATCGCCAAGACGCTGATGGACATGCATCTGCTGCACCGGAACATCGGGCAGTTGACGCTGGCGGCTGGCATGATCGACGACGCGGTGGGCTGGCTGCTGGTGTCCGTGGTGACGGCCATGGCCACCACCGGGGTGACGGCCGGGACGGTGCTGTCGTCGGTGGCCGCGCTCGTGGCGGTAGTGCTGCTGGCGGCGCTGTTCGCCCGCTGGCCCGTGCCCGCGCTCTACCGCCGTGCCGGGCGGGCGGACGGCGCGGGGCCGGCCATCACCCTCACGGCGGTGCTGGTGCTGCTGTCCGCCGCGGGCACCCATGCCCTCGGGCTGGAGCCTCTCTTCGGCGCGTTCCTGTGCGGCGTGGCCATATCGGCGGCGGGCGGGGGCGGTGTGGTGCTGCTCGCGCCGCTGCGGGCCGTCGTCCTCGGGGTGCTCGCACCGATCTTCCTCGCGTCAGCGGGCCTGCGGATGGACCTGACCACCCTGGTCCGACCCGAGGTGGCGGCCCTCGGCGTCTCAGCCCTGGCCGTAGCCATCCTGGGCAAGTTCGCCGGGGCCTACCTCGGCGCCCGCACCAGCAGGCTCAGCGGCTGGGAGGCGCTCGCCCTGGGGGCCGGCATGAACGCCCGCGGAGTGGTCGAGGTGGTGCTCGCCATGGTCGGGCTTCGGCTGGGCGTGCTCACCACGGCCACCTACACCGTCGTCGTCCTGGTCGCGGTGGTGACCTCGGTGATGGCCCCGCCCGTCATCAAGTTCGCGATGGCCCGTATCGAACCGACCCCTGAAGAAGAACGCAGACGGCGGTTGCACCTCGGCGACAGCCCGCGGCGAGACACAGCCGACCTGACAAGTGAAGGCAGGACTCAGTGA
- a CDS encoding 3-oxoacyl-[acyl-carrier-protein] synthase III C-terminal domain-containing protein yields MNSQPIDFGIVSYGYAFGDDCDVVAEAVEEFVDDPERVYRWGYKRFHRAPEGMTGTQLAARAARMALDRAGLTPDDVDQLILAVSDVPDYLNWDASAALARELKIHLKPTLLLSEGCVSGVTGFGNAAGLFAVHPELTNVLFVAVNRVSEYHRNRMKVNNAIHSDGASAVVLRRGHDAGRWLATEQFTDPEVADWFRTDYGGSVAPVAPDGWTVRDHTNGLERVQDHFRDNPAGLRDFVRALNSRLVEVVDRACDRAGVKRENIAKVVHLNDNQGSFEEIAEEFAIPVDRTNAAMAALHGHMGAADHVATVAMMTETGELVPGDVVAMIGISIGMRWYCTLVRI; encoded by the coding sequence GTGAACAGCCAACCGATCGACTTCGGCATCGTGTCCTACGGGTACGCCTTCGGGGACGACTGCGACGTCGTCGCCGAGGCCGTCGAGGAGTTCGTCGACGACCCGGAGCGTGTCTACCGCTGGGGCTACAAGCGCTTCCACCGCGCCCCGGAAGGCATGACGGGCACCCAACTCGCGGCACGGGCCGCCCGGATGGCCCTCGACCGGGCGGGCCTGACCCCGGACGACGTCGACCAGTTGATCCTGGCGGTCTCCGATGTGCCCGATTACCTCAACTGGGACGCGAGCGCCGCGCTGGCGCGGGAGCTGAAGATCCATCTGAAGCCCACCCTGCTGCTCAGCGAGGGCTGCGTCAGCGGAGTGACCGGCTTCGGGAACGCGGCGGGTCTGTTCGCCGTCCACCCGGAGCTGACGAACGTCCTGTTCGTCGCGGTGAACCGGGTGAGTGAGTACCACCGCAACCGTATGAAGGTGAACAACGCCATCCACAGCGACGGTGCCTCCGCCGTCGTCCTGCGCCGTGGGCACGACGCAGGCCGGTGGCTCGCCACCGAGCAGTTCACCGACCCGGAGGTGGCCGACTGGTTCCGCACCGACTACGGCGGCTCGGTGGCCCCGGTCGCGCCCGACGGGTGGACGGTCCGTGACCACACCAACGGCCTGGAGCGCGTACAGGACCACTTCCGGGACAACCCGGCGGGGTTGCGCGACTTCGTGCGGGCTCTCAACAGCCGGCTCGTCGAGGTGGTGGACCGGGCGTGTGACCGGGCCGGGGTGAAGCGCGAGAACATCGCCAAGGTGGTCCATCTCAACGACAACCAGGGGTCGTTCGAGGAGATCGCCGAGGAGTTCGCCATCCCCGTGGACCGCACCAACGCGGCGATGGCCGCCCTGCACGGGCACATGGGCGCGGCCGACCACGTCGCCACCGTCGCGATGATGACCGAGACGGGCGAGCTCGTCCCGGGCGACGTGGTGGCCATGATCGGCATCTCGATCGGCATGCGCTGGTACTGCACCCTGGTGAGGATCTGA
- a CDS encoding HAD-IIIC family phosphatase — MTELIDALRGAVSAGHAPPADVRLALAGTDDPALLRKAGRALAALADPAGELRPVRVSVVANCTVGPFEALLRSRLVGAGALPEITAAPYGSFEITLATGGFDAASDLVACVLDESWFLPAEPDFAEPQSAAGHLEDRLRQLRELVTVALSTTNATLVLHTVPLPGHIRDTIVSLRDRTALTRLWYRLNTGLLELAEEFGQVQVVDLVGLLGDAGVRARDERLHAYADLPYTDGALLLLADGVRRVAQARLGLSRKVLAIDLDNTLWGGVLGEVGAEGVALGGLYPGKSYQRLQWTVRALRDQGVILVLASKNDAEPVERALCDHPEALLRPEAFSVSMVNWDSKAGNLRQAADTLGLSTQSMVFMDDSAFERGEVAARLPEVALVDASGEPAQLVTSLVRGGWFDVLELTGTDLKRPELYRARGLRKDFSGGFASAEEYLSALDLKVLIEPVTPFGVARAAQLAARTNQFNLTGVRFDEVSTRAMLTDPTRLVAVVSVSDRFGDEGIVGAVWVDRSAETWHVLNLVLSCRVLGRGVEFAVAGWVARQAEQAGATGLTGAFVPSPKNSVAAGFWEKAGFEARGDGLFAFAPGRDPDPTPSWIPTESGPASEATAHEPPTGS; from the coding sequence ATGACCGAGCTGATCGACGCCCTGCGCGGGGCCGTCTCCGCCGGGCATGCGCCCCCGGCCGATGTACGCCTGGCGCTGGCCGGGACCGACGACCCCGCCCTGCTGCGAAAGGCCGGACGTGCCCTGGCCGCTCTGGCCGACCCGGCGGGAGAGCTGCGGCCGGTGCGCGTGTCCGTGGTGGCCAACTGCACCGTCGGGCCGTTCGAGGCGTTGCTCCGGTCCCGCCTGGTGGGAGCCGGAGCGCTACCGGAGATCACGGCCGCCCCGTACGGGTCCTTCGAGATCACCCTGGCCACCGGCGGTTTCGACGCCGCGTCCGATCTGGTCGCCTGCGTACTGGACGAGTCCTGGTTCCTGCCGGCCGAACCGGACTTCGCCGAGCCGCAGTCGGCGGCCGGGCATCTGGAGGACCGGCTGCGACAGCTGCGGGAGCTGGTGACGGTGGCGCTGTCCACCACCAACGCCACGCTGGTGCTCCACACAGTGCCGTTGCCCGGGCACATCCGGGACACCATCGTCAGTCTCCGGGACCGCACCGCGCTGACCCGGCTGTGGTACCGGCTCAACACCGGCCTGCTGGAACTGGCGGAGGAGTTCGGCCAGGTCCAGGTGGTCGACCTGGTGGGCCTGTTGGGCGATGCCGGAGTGCGGGCCCGCGACGAGCGCCTGCACGCGTACGCCGATCTGCCCTATACCGATGGAGCGTTGCTCCTTCTCGCCGACGGGGTCCGCCGGGTGGCGCAGGCACGGCTGGGACTCTCCCGCAAGGTGCTCGCCATCGACCTGGACAACACCCTGTGGGGCGGGGTGCTGGGCGAGGTCGGTGCGGAGGGTGTGGCCCTCGGCGGTCTGTATCCCGGTAAGAGTTACCAACGGCTCCAGTGGACCGTCCGCGCCCTGCGGGACCAAGGCGTCATCCTTGTCCTCGCCAGCAAGAACGATGCCGAGCCGGTGGAAAGGGCGCTCTGCGACCACCCCGAAGCCCTGCTGCGGCCGGAGGCATTCTCGGTCAGCATGGTCAACTGGGACTCCAAGGCGGGCAACCTGCGCCAGGCCGCCGACACACTGGGGCTGAGCACCCAGTCGATGGTTTTCATGGACGACTCGGCGTTCGAGCGGGGCGAGGTCGCCGCGCGGTTGCCCGAAGTCGCACTGGTCGACGCGAGTGGGGAGCCCGCGCAGCTGGTGACCTCGCTCGTGCGGGGCGGCTGGTTCGACGTCCTGGAGCTGACGGGCACCGACCTCAAGCGCCCGGAGCTGTACCGGGCGCGAGGGCTGCGCAAGGACTTCTCGGGTGGGTTCGCCTCGGCCGAGGAGTACCTGTCGGCACTCGACCTGAAGGTCCTGATCGAGCCGGTCACCCCGTTCGGCGTCGCTCGGGCTGCTCAACTCGCGGCCCGCACCAACCAGTTCAATTTGACGGGGGTCCGGTTCGACGAGGTGTCGACGCGAGCCATGCTGACCGACCCCACCCGCCTCGTCGCGGTTGTCTCGGTCTCCGACCGGTTCGGGGACGAGGGGATCGTCGGTGCGGTGTGGGTGGACCGGTCGGCGGAGACGTGGCACGTGCTCAACCTGGTGCTCAGTTGCCGGGTCCTGGGCCGGGGTGTCGAGTTCGCTGTGGCCGGCTGGGTGGCCAGGCAGGCCGAGCAGGCCGGTGCCACCGGGCTCACCGGCGCGTTCGTGCCGTCGCCGAAGAACAGCGTGGCGGCGGGTTTCTGGGAGAAGGCCGGCTTCGAGGCCCGCGGGGACGGGCTGTTCGCCTTCGCGCCAGGTCGGGATCCCGATCCCACCCCGTCATGGATCCCCACCGAGAGCGGCCCCGCATCCGAGGCCACCGCCCACGAACCGCCCACAGGGAGTTGA
- a CDS encoding acyl carrier protein, with amino-acid sequence MSETVEEIGEIVVAVIGDVLACSPQDLRDQPVLAAHDWDSITSLEALAQLESGFKVKLELRDFHAARTTDEMTALIAKALDR; translated from the coding sequence ATGAGCGAAACCGTCGAGGAGATCGGCGAGATCGTTGTGGCCGTCATCGGCGACGTCCTCGCGTGCAGCCCGCAGGACCTGAGGGACCAGCCCGTCCTGGCCGCCCACGACTGGGACAGCATCACCTCGCTGGAAGCGCTGGCCCAACTGGAGAGCGGCTTCAAGGTGAAGCTCGAACTGCGTGACTTCCACGCGGCCCGGACGACGGACGAGATGACCGCACTGATCGCCAAGGCCCTGGACCGCTGA
- a CDS encoding NIPSNAP family protein, which produces MSLLEVRMFTVQPGRRGEFDRISRDSTIPMMRRWGIDVVSYGPALNDEDGYVLLRVFASEEERVGVQERFYASEEWTENYEKPVMEMIADYRTAVLPLDTAPRERLGR; this is translated from the coding sequence GTGAGTCTGCTCGAAGTACGGATGTTCACCGTACAGCCCGGTCGGCGGGGGGAGTTCGACCGGATCAGCCGCGACAGCACGATCCCGATGATGCGCCGCTGGGGCATCGACGTGGTGTCCTACGGCCCCGCGCTCAACGATGAGGACGGCTATGTCCTGCTGCGGGTGTTCGCCTCCGAGGAGGAGCGCGTCGGTGTGCAGGAGCGGTTCTACGCCAGCGAGGAGTGGACCGAGAACTACGAGAAGCCGGTCATGGAGATGATCGCCGACTATCGCACGGCGGTGCTCCCGCTCGACACGGCTCCGCGTGAACGCCTGGGCCGGTGA
- the ddaH gene encoding dimethylargininase: protein MLTDTDLSATPAKPTPSRAAIPRRLLMCAPRFFDVTYSINPWMNPRKPSDGSLALLQWERLREVYIALGHTVELIEPLPGLPDMVFAANGATVVDGKVFGARFRHMERTAEGPAYLEWFLRNGFEEVLWPEAVNEGEGDFLLAGRRILAGTGFRSDPRSHIEAQEFFGLPVTGLTLVDPNFYHLDTALAVLSPDEIMYYPDAFSPGSLSVLREMFPGAIEVAKADADVFGLNAFSDGYNVVLPQAATGLVEILKDRGFNPIGVDVAELLKAGGSVKCCTLELRQGRG from the coding sequence ATGCTGACTGACACGGACCTGTCAGCCACTCCCGCGAAGCCGACACCGAGTCGGGCGGCGATCCCGCGCCGGCTCCTGATGTGCGCGCCCCGCTTCTTCGACGTCACCTACTCCATCAATCCGTGGATGAACCCCCGCAAGCCCTCCGACGGGTCCCTGGCCCTGCTCCAGTGGGAGCGGCTGCGCGAGGTGTACATCGCGCTGGGGCACACGGTGGAGCTGATCGAGCCGCTGCCGGGCCTGCCCGACATGGTGTTCGCGGCGAACGGGGCGACGGTCGTCGACGGCAAGGTGTTCGGCGCCCGATTCCGGCACATGGAACGGACCGCTGAGGGACCTGCCTATCTGGAGTGGTTCCTGCGCAACGGTTTCGAGGAGGTGCTGTGGCCCGAGGCCGTCAACGAGGGTGAGGGCGACTTCCTGCTGGCGGGCCGCCGCATCCTGGCCGGGACGGGCTTCCGCTCCGACCCCCGGTCCCACATCGAGGCCCAGGAGTTCTTCGGTCTGCCCGTGACCGGTCTGACCCTGGTGGACCCGAACTTCTACCACCTGGACACGGCCCTGGCCGTCCTGTCGCCGGACGAGATCATGTACTACCCCGACGCCTTCTCGCCCGGCAGCCTGTCGGTCCTGCGCGAGATGTTCCCGGGGGCCATCGAGGTGGCGAAGGCGGACGCGGACGTGTTCGGGCTGAACGCGTTCTCCGACGGCTACAACGTGGTGCTGCCGCAGGCGGCGACGGGCTTGGTCGAGATCCTGAAGGACCGGGGTTTCAATCCGATCGGGGTGGACGTCGCCGAGCTGCTCAAGGCGGGCGGTAGCGTCAAGTGCTGCACGCTGGAGCTTCGTCAGGGGCGAGGCTGA
- a CDS encoding MmcQ/YjbR family DNA-binding protein, with protein sequence MATAQDVRTLALTLPRTEEALVRDQVKFRVGRLVYVALSRDERSMGFAFPREERVELIASEPEKYFMPVPSDERYNWVRVWLAPLDEDELTELVVGAWAMVVPKRLSVDRLAQLEARTVRRDEPAAPVKEEGAGDD encoded by the coding sequence ATGGCCACGGCGCAGGACGTCCGGACACTGGCGCTCACCCTGCCTCGCACGGAGGAGGCACTGGTACGCGACCAGGTCAAATTCCGGGTCGGCCGGCTCGTCTACGTGGCGCTGTCCCGCGACGAGCGGTCCATGGGATTCGCGTTTCCACGGGAGGAACGCGTCGAGCTGATCGCCTCGGAGCCGGAGAAGTACTTCATGCCGGTGCCCTCCGACGAGCGGTACAACTGGGTCCGCGTGTGGCTGGCACCGCTGGACGAGGACGAACTGACCGAACTCGTCGTCGGCGCCTGGGCGATGGTCGTGCCCAAACGGCTCTCGGTGGACCGCCTGGCCCAGCTGGAGGCACGGACGGTTCGGCGGGACGAGCCCGCCGCGCCCGTGAAGGAGGAGGGTGCGGGAGATGACTGA
- a CDS encoding cupin domain-containing protein, which translates to MTDGGGAEVYDLVTLDARQAAEGRRYLEFLHIPAMSAGMYALRAGADDPQQPHAEDELYHVVSGRAVLRIGEKDHPVAAGSVCFVPARIPHRFHSITEDLRVLVVFAPSETPEP; encoded by the coding sequence ATGACTGACGGCGGCGGCGCAGAGGTGTACGACCTGGTGACTCTGGACGCCCGTCAGGCCGCTGAGGGACGCCGGTACCTGGAGTTCCTCCACATTCCTGCCATGAGCGCCGGGATGTACGCGCTGCGGGCGGGGGCCGACGATCCCCAGCAGCCGCACGCCGAGGACGAGCTGTACCACGTGGTCAGCGGTCGCGCCGTGCTGCGGATCGGTGAGAAGGACCATCCGGTGGCAGCCGGCTCGGTCTGCTTCGTGCCGGCGCGTATACCGCATCGCTTCCACTCCATCACCGAGGACCTGCGCGTGCTCGTCGTCTTCGCGCCGAGCGAGACACCCGAGCCGTGA
- a CDS encoding ferredoxin, translating to MPTENRWRISVDRDFCIGSGVCMGDRPDRFRLQNGQSQPIDAEIDADDEVLAVADSCPREAIRIVEVSTGNVLAPVD from the coding sequence GTGCCTACTGAGAACCGCTGGCGTATTTCCGTGGATCGTGATTTCTGTATCGGCTCCGGAGTCTGTATGGGAGACCGGCCCGACCGCTTCAGGTTGCAGAACGGCCAATCGCAGCCGATCGACGCGGAAATCGACGCGGACGACGAGGTGTTGGCCGTCGCGGATTCCTGCCCGCGGGAGGCGATCCGCATCGTCGAGGTGTCCACGGGCAACGTACTGGCCCCGGTGGATTGA